The sequence GCCTGCCCGCCCACCGGGGCGAGGAGGTCACCGATGCCGTCATCGACGGCCCGCACAGCGTCGTCTGGGACGAGGCCGAGAACCGCCTCCACGCCCAGAAGGCCCTGCTGGCCTCAGTTTTAAGTTAGGGGTCAGGCCCCTAACTTAAAAAGCAGGGTGTTTTAAGTAAAGTGCCTGACCCCTAACTAAAATTGGGAGGAAGGGAGAGAGCACGTGACCGCGTCCTTACCTAAAGTCGTCCTGGCCTATTCCGGCGGCCTGGACACATCGATCATCATCCCCTGGCTGAAGGAGAACTACGGCTACGAGGTCATCGCCGTGACGGCCGACCTGGGTCAGGGCGAGGAGGTCGCCCCCGTCCGGGAGAAGGCCCTGGCCAGCGGGGCGAGCAAGGTCTATATCGAGGACGTGCGGCGGGAGTTCATCGAGGATTACCTCTGGCCGCTGCTGCGCTCCGGCGCCGTCTACGAGGGCAAGTACCTGCTGGGGACCTCGGTCGCCCGGCCGCTGATCGCCCGGAAACTGGTCGAGGTCGCCGGGGCCGAGGGGGCCGTCGCCGTCGCCCATGGGGCGACCGGCAAGGGCAACGACCAGGTCCGCTTTGAACTAACCGTCAAGGCCCTGAACCCCGACCTGAAGATCATCGCCCCCTGGCGGGAGTGGGACATCCGTTCCCGCGAGGACGCCATGGCTTACGCCGCCGCCCGCGGCATCCCCGTCCCGGTGACCAGGGAGCGGCCCTACAGCATGGACCGCAACATCTGGCACCTCTCGCACGAGGGCGGCGCACTGGAGGATCCGGGCCACGAGCCGCCGGACGACGTCTACGTCCTGTGCGTGCCGCCCGAGAAGGCGCCCGATGTGCCGGCCTACGTCGAGCTGGAGTTTGAGCGGGGCGTGCCCGTAAAGCTTGACGGGCAGGAGCTGGACCCGGTGGCGCTGCTGGAGCGCCTGAATGAGTTGGGCGGGGCCAACGGCATCGGCATCGTGGACATGGTCGAGAACCGCCTGGTGGGGATGAAGTCCCGCGGCGTCTACGAGACCCCGGGCGGGACGATACTCGTGGCCGCGCACCGCGAGTTGGAACTGCTGACCCTGGACCGGGCGACTTTGCACTTCAAGGACTCCGTTGCCGTCCGGTACGCCGAGCTGGTCTACGACGGCCTGTGGTTCACGCCCCTGCGCGAGGCCCTGCAGGCCTTCGTGGACAAGACCCAGGAGACCGTCACCGGCCGGGTGCGGATGAAGCTTTACAAGGGCAACTGCGTGCCGGCGGGCGCCTGGTCGCCCTACTCCCTGTACCGCCAGGACTTTGCTACCTTTGAGGAGGACGAGGTCTACAACCAGAAGGACGCCGAGGGGTTCATCAACCTCTTCGGCCTGCCGCTCAAAGTACGGGCCCTGATGCTCCGGGAAAGCAAGGTGGGTAAGTAGAATGGCCGACCTGTGGGGCGGGCGTTTCCAGAAGGGCAGCGACCCGCTGATGGAGGAGTTCCACTCCTCCCTTGCGTTTGACCGCCGCCTGTACCGCCAGGACATCCGGGGGAGCATGGCCCACGCCCGGATGCTGGGCCGGGTGGGGGTGCTCACCCCGGACGAGGTCGAGGCCATCGTCCGCGGCCTGGCCGCCGTGCAGGACGACATCGAGGCCGGGCGGGTGGCCTTCACCAGCGAGACCGAGGACATCCACAGCCTGGTGGAGCGGGAACTGATCGCCCGCATCGGCGAGGCGGGCAAAAAGCTGCACACCGGCCGCAGCCGCAACGACCAGGTGGCCCTGGACGTGCGGATGTACCTGAAGGACGAGATCCGGGAGATCCTGCGGCTGGTCCGCGGGCTGCAGGCGGTCCTGCTGGACCTGGCCGAGGAGCATGTCGAGACGGTCATGCCCGGCTACACGCACCTGCAGCGTGCCCAGCCGGTGACCTTCGCCCACCACCTGCTGGCCTACTTCGAGATGTTCGACCGCGACGCCGGGCGGCTGGCCGACTGCTGCCGCCGCACCGACGTCATGCCCCTCGGGGCGGGGGCGCTGGCCGGCACGGTCTTCCCCCTGGACCGGGAGTGGGTCGCCGCGGAGCTGGGCTTCGCCGCCGTCGCCGAGAACAGCATGGACGCCGTCGCCGACCGGGACTTCGCCGTGGAGTTCTGCGCCGCGGCGTCCCTGGTGATGGTGCACCTCAGCCGCTTCGCCGAAGAGATCGTCCTCTGGTCGAGCCAGGAGTTCTCTTTCGCCGAGCCCGACGACGCCTTCGCCACCGGCTCCAGCATCATGCCGCAGAAGAAGAACCCCGACGCGGCCGAGTTGGTGCGCGGCAAGGCCGGGCGCGTCTTCGGGCACCTGACCTCCCTGCTGACCTTGATGAAGGGCCTGCCCCTGGCCTACAACAAGGACATGCAGGAGGACAAGGAGGCCCTCTTCGACGCCGTGGACACGGTGAAGAAGTGCCTGGCCGTCTTCGGCCCCATGGTCCGCACCCTGCGCATCGACCGTGAACGCATGGCCGCCGCCGCCCGGGGCGGTTTCACCAACGCCACCGACCTGGCGGACTACCTGGTGAAAAAGGGCGTGCCCTTCCGCGAGGCGCACGCCGTGGTAGGGCGGGCCGTCGTCTACTGCCTTGAGAAGGGAAAGGACCTTGAAACCCTGACCCTGGACGAGTACCGCGCCTTCTCCCCGGCGGTCAACGAGGACGTCTACGCGGCCGTCAGCCTGGAGACCGCCCTGCGCCAGCGCAGCCTCCGCGGCGGCCCGGCGCCGGAAACCGTTCGGCGGGCAATCGCCCGAGCGCGGGAGCGCCTGGCCGCCTCACAGGGATAGTTTGATAGTACAAAGTTTAGGGTCATAAATCAAAGGAACTATTTGAATAGTATAGCAACCACGCGCCTATACCGTCAGAGAGGCCCAGAAACGGTTGGGGACAGGCTCTGACGGCTGGTCTGGATTAAGAAAACCCTTCATACTTCGATATAGAAGGGTTTTCCTGCTTTTAGGAGCAAGAAAGGAGGCGGTCACAGGTGTCCAGACTGTTGCGGGTAAACATGGGGGACCTCAGTGTACGATGGGAGGATAAGCCTGCCGACTATGCCCTGCTGGGCGGGCGGGCGCTGACCTCGCGTCTGGTGTACGACGAGGTGCCGTCCACGGCCCAAGCGCTGGGACCGAACAACAAGCTGGTGTTCGCCCCGGGCTTACTGACCGGCACGCACGCCCCATCTTCCGGGCGGCTCTCGGTGGGGGCCAAGTCCCCCCTTACCGGGGGCATCAAGGAGTCCAACGCCGGCGGCATCACGGCGCAGAAACTGGCCAGCCTCGGAGTGGCCGCCATCATCGTTGAGGGACGGCCCGCTCCCGGTACCTGGCGCGTGCTGGTCGTGGATGCGAAAGGCGCGCGGTTGGAGCCGGCCGACGGGCTTAACGGGCTCGGCTGCTACGAGCTGAACGAACGGCTGTGGGCGAAGTACGGAGACGGCTGTGGGATCATCTGCATCGGCCCGGCCGGCGAACAACTGATGGCGCTGGCCGGTGTTTCGACCAACGACAGCGAGAATCACCCCGGGCGTTACGCGGGCCGCGGCGGACTGGGCGCCGTGATGGGCTCCAAGGGCCTGAAGGCGATTGTCATCCGTTCCGCCGAGACCTTCGGCGTCAAAGTGGCCGACGCGGAGAAGTTCAAGGACGCCCAGCACCGCCTGGCCAAGGCCCTCACCACCCACCCGGTGTCGGCCCAGACCCTGCCCACCTACGGGACGGCCGCCCTGATTAACGTGCTGAACGAAGCCGGCGGCCTGCCGACCCGCAACTTCAGCTCCGGACGCTTCGAGGGCGCGGCCGGGATCAGCGGCGAGACCATGGCGGATACCATCAAGGCCCGCGGCGGGAAGGGCAAGACGGGCCACGCGTGCCACCCGGGCTGTGTTATCCGCTGCTCCAACATCTACCCGGACGAGAAGGGCGAGGTGCTTTGCGCCCCGATTGAGTACGAGAGCGACTGGGCGCTGGGGGCGAACATGGGCATCGACAACCTGGACTACGTCGCCATGCTCAACCGCCTTTGCAACGACGTCGGCCTGGATACCATTGAGACCGGCGTCACCTTCGGCGTGCTGATGGAGGCCGGGGTGCTGCCTTTCGGCGACGGGCCGGGAGCCATCGCCATGCTTGATAAGGATGTCCGCCGCGCCACCCCGCTGGGGCGGATCATCGGCGCCGGGTCGGCCGTGGCCGGCCGGGTTTTCGGCGTCACCCGCGTCCCGACGGTCAAGGGCCAGGGGATGCCGGCCTACGACCCGCGGGCCGTCAAGGGCATGGGCGTCACCTACGCCACCACCCCGATGGGCGCGGATCACACCGCGGGCTACGCCACGGCGGCCAATATCCTCAAGGTCGGCGGGTACGTCGACCCGTTGAAGCCCGAGGGCCAGGTGCCACTCTCCCGCGACCTGCAGGTGGCGACGGCCTTCGTGGACGGCACCGGCCTGTGCCTCTTCACGGCCTTCGCCCTCTTGGATATGCCGGACGCCCTGGCGGCGGTCTGCGACCTGGTGGCCGCGAAGGAAGGGGTCGCTTTCAGCGCCGTGGACGCCGTGGCTTACGGGCAGAAGGTCCTCGCCTGGGAGCGGGCCTTCAACCGTGCGGCGGGCTTCGCCCAGGCGGATGACCGCCTGCCGGAGTTCATGTCCAGCGAACCGCTGCCGCCGCACAATACCGTCTTCGACGTGCCGGAGGCCGAACTGGACGAAACCTTCAAGCCCTTCGAGGGGTAGGATAAGAAGGGACCCTTAGTAATCGCGGAAAGGAGGCCGGCCCGTGAGGATCGAGCTTCGTGTCTTTGCCACCCTCACCAAGTACCGCCCGGACCTGGCCGGAGGCGAGCCCCTGAAAATTGAGGTGCCCGACGGGAGCACCGTGGAGGATGTCCTGGCGGGCATCGGCGTGCCCACGCGGGAGGTCAAGGTGGTCATGGTCAATGGGCAGCAGGCCGACCTGCGCTGGCCCCTGCGCGACGGCGACAGGGTCGGCGCCTTCCCGCCGGTGGCCGGGGGATGAACGCCGTGCCCCCGCGGGAACGCTACGCGCGACAGTTGATCCTCCCGGGCTGGGGCGACGAGGCCCAGGAACGCCTCGCCCGGGGACGGGTGCTCGTGGTCGGGGCCGGGGGGCTGGGCTCCCCGGCCCTGACCTACCTGGCCGCGGCCGGGGTCGGAACGCTGGGCATCGTCGATCCCGACCGCGTTGAGATCTCCAACCTCCAGCGCCAGGTGATCTATGCCAGCGCCGACCTCGGGCTCTTGAAGTGCCGGGCGGCGGCGCGGCGCATCAAGGCGCTCAACCCGGGGATTGCGGTGGGCGAGCACCCGCTGGCCTTGACGGCGGAAAACGCCGATGAGTTGATCAGCGGGTATGACGTCGTGGTCGATTGCACCGACAGCCTGTCCGTAAGGTTCGTCATTAATGATGCCTGTCTGCGCCTTAACCGCCCGTGGGTGCACGGGGCGATCTCGGAGTTCTACGGGCAGGCGACGACCTTCATCCCGGGACGGGGGCCCTGCCTGCGTTGCCTGTACCCCGAGGGCGACACCCCGGCCGCTCTCCCGCGCGGCGTAATGGGGCCGGTGGTCGGCCTGATCGGTACCATGCAAGCGGGAGAGGTGATGAAGCTCCTGACCGGCCTCGGGCGGCCGCTGGCGGGCCGGATGCTCGTCTGGGAAGCCCTGCCGGCGCGGTTCACGGAGTTCACGTTGCGCCGCGACCCTTCCTGCCCCGCGTGCGGTCTTATTTCATCCATGACTTGACGATAAAGGAAATGTCCGATATTGTCGTAACAGCAGAAATATGCTTACGGCATAAACGGCTCTTAAGTTCGGCGGTTTGTCTGGCAACCGTATCTTAACCTTGTGGAGGTCAAGAGAACAGACATGACTCCCGATTCGTCACCATCCTTACAGTTTCCGGAACCCGTGCGTCAGGCTGATCTCACCATCCGCCTCTCGGAGTTCGAAATCCCTCCTATGCAAGATGTTCTGCTGGTGGGGAGAAGGGCGATCATCGGGCCGGAAGCCATAAGGAGGATGGTGGATGCTCTGTCGCCGGAACAGTATGAAGTCATTCGCACGGACCATCGCTTGTTCGAGGCCGTTGTATTGAAGAAGTCCCTTACCAAGCTTATGCCGAAAGACAAACTGTTGGCCATTGTTTTGGAGGAGGGTGAACGCGTGGCCATGGAGGATACAGTTGTCAAGGCACAAGTGAATATTATCATTAAGGTAAACCGGGCGGTCGATTTGTGATGTCCAACATCAGTGAAATCATGACCAGAGAATTGGTGACCGTTACACCGAACGACTGTGTCGGCCGCGTAGTCTCCTTGATGGAACAGTTCAAGATAGGCGGGATGCCGGTTCTGGCGGAAGGACGTGTTGTCGGTATCGTCACCTCGCGCGACGTCAGGCGTTCGCATCCTAACCGACTGGTGGCCGATGCCATGAACTCGCCGGTGGTGACCGTATTGCCCACCTGTTCCCTCTGGGAAGCTGATAGAGTCTTGCGACGGTACGGGATTGAACGCCTGGTGGTGGTCGAGAAAGGTTCACTGGTGGGTTTGGTGACAAAGTCCCGGCTTTCCGCTGAACTGGGCAAACACTTAGACAGCCTGACGGGTTTAAGCCGGGCGGAGTTCATAAAGCGGAAGGCACAGGAACTGGTGGGGGAGGGGAAGGATGTCACGGTCCTCTTCCTGGACCTTGACGATTTTGGAGCAATTGACAAAGAACTGGGTCACGTACAGGGCGACGAGATTTTGCGCCGGGTGGCGGATATACTTAAGAGGATGGTAAGACCGGGTGCGGATTATTTAGGCCGGTATGCCGGGGACGAATTTGCGGTCGTTACCACAAGATCCCTGGATGATGCCGTAAGCCTGGCCGGGCGGATGGTCAGTGCAATAGGGGAAGAACAATGGCCTCAAGGGGCAAAAGTAACCGGCTCGGCCGGCGTAGCCGGGTGGAAACGAATCAGCCGGCACAATGGCGGGCGTACGGTGGAGGACCTCATAAACCTGGCCAGCCTTGCCTGTACCAAGGCAAAGAGATGCGGGGAGCCGGTTGTCGTTGCCGGCGATGGCCCGGGCTTTCAACCGCAGCCGGGTCTTGTGCCAGGCTGACAGCTCCCCACATGCAGCCCCTGCGGAAGGCGTGTGTAAACCTAGGGCTTTTGCGGGCTTGCGCGCAGTTGGGCCGTCGCCAGCCGGCGCGGGCCGGCGTAAAGAGCGAAGGTGTAGATGCCGGGGCGTGGGAAGGTAAAGGATGGGCAGGAGACGATCAGCACCCGCTCCGGGGGGTGCGGGGGGCGGCAGATGAAGTGCGGGCTTTCCCCGAGTTCGCCTCCCGGCGGGCGGAAGAAGTAAAAGAGGTTGTAGGCCCTGTCGGCCGCAAAGCCTCGTACCCGGGCCACGATTTCAAAGTCAACAGGCCCGGCCGGAAAGTCCGGGAACAACAGTTGATCGAACGGAACACCCCTGGCGGTCCGGAAAAGGATGCCGGCTGTTTCAAGGGTCACCACCCAGGATCAAACCCTTCTGGTACTTATTACCAGAAGGGTTTCTACATACCGGCCTGGTTTCCTGGAAACAATATCCACCTATTACCGACAGCGTTCGCCGCCGGCCGGCTAAAGCTGTTGCGTGGCTGCATTTTCCGCTGCCACCACCAGCGGGTACGCGGCGGGGGCGGGGGTGAGCAGGGGATGGGTCCCCATCTGGAAGGACGCAATCTGCGTGACTGTCATCCGGTGCAACAGGCAGGCGCTGAGTAGGTTCACCAGCTCGCCGGCGCTCTCGTCCCCCACGACCTGCCCGCCCAGCAGGGTCCCGGTGTAACGGTCAAACACCAGCTTGACTCTCATCTCCTGTGTCCCCGGCAGGGCGCTGGGGTGGTGACCGGGGGCCGAGGCCTCCCCGATCAACAGTTCGTAACCTTTTTCCTGGGCCATCCGTTCGGTCAGGCCGGCGCAGCCGAAGGCCTTGGTCCCGATCCTGGTGGAGAAAACGCCGACGGTGCCGGGGTTTGTCCGGCGCCGGGCGAAGAGGTTGGCCCCGGCCACCCGGGCCTCCATTCCGGCCACCGAAGCCAGGCGGATGCGCACGGGGTTCCCGGCGAAGAAGGAGAACTTCTCGGTGCAGTCGCCGCAGGCGAAAACGTCGGGATCCGAAGTCGCCATGGTCCGGTCGACCAGGATGCCCCCCATCGGCCCGAGCGCCAGGCCGGCCTCCTGCGCCAACGACACTACCGGCCGCACCCCGGTGGTGACCAGCACCACGTCGGCCGGCAGCCCGGTACCGTCATTCAGCCATGCGCCCCGCACCCAGTCGTCGCCGACAAACTCCGTTACCTTCCTGTCCGTCAGGATGGTTACCCCGAGAGCGGCGAGTTCCTGCTCCGCTTCGATGCAGATCTCCTCGTCAAAGGAAGTGAAAAGGCAGCAGGGAAGGATCTCCACCACGGTTACCTCCAGGTCCCGGTGCTTTCGAATTTCCTCGGCCAGCTCGACCCCGACGAAGCCGCCGCCCACGATAACCACCCGCCTGGCTATGTCCAGCGCGGCGAGGACCTCCTGGAGGTACGGAAGATCCTTCTTAATCCAGAACACATTTCGCTTATCCATTCCGGGAATGGACGGCAGGACGGGGTCCGAGCCCGTCGCGAGTACCAGGCGGCCGTAACCGACGCTTTCCCCCGAGGCCATGTGGACCTCCCGGGCGGCGCGGTCGATGCGGGTCACCTGCCCGATATGCAGGGCAATACCCCGTTTTTCGAGAACGTAGTCGGGGTTCACGTTCTTCAGGGGATCCTTGAGACCCCCGAACATGTAAGGGATGCCGCACGGGATCAGAGTTCTTTCCTCCTGCCTGATGAGCAGCACTTTCTTTTCCGGGTAGTGCCGGCGGGCGGTCGTGGCCGCGGTTACCCCCGCCGTGCCCCCGCCGACGACGATGACGTCAAAGAAACCGTCCATCGAGCAGACTCCCCCCTTCAACTGCATGTGCTTTTATTCACAATGTTTGGCGTATTGTACCACAGAATCGCAATAGGTTCTACAGATCGAAATGCTTTTGTACCAACCGGGCGAACATCTTCAAGTCTCGGGTCTTGTTCTTTAGGACGCCGAACACGATGTTGGGGTCGATGAAAGACCTGTCGACCATGCTAGAGCCTCCTTAAGGCGGCTTCGGTGAGGAACCTCTCCATCGGGAGAAAGTCCAGGTAAAGGGTGAGCGCCTCGGTCTCGCGCTCAATGCGCCGCCGCGGGTCGTTTTCCACCACCAGTCGGCCGGTCCTTAAGATCTGGTGCCGCATTGCGGGGGATGCGCCGTCGAAATCCAGTACCTGAACCGGCCTGCGGACGAGATTACCCAGGGCTATCTCCAACTCCAACCCCCGCTCGAAACGCGCCTAGACGTCCCCTGCGCCGGCGGCGTAGATGATGGCCACGTCTGGGATTGCGCGACAGGGAGCGCGCCGGGCTTATGGCAAGGTTTCCAGGAGAATCGCCGCCGCCAGGCCGACGGCCACCGTCAGCAGCATGTTGCGGCTGAGGACCGCCGCCGCGAAGCAGGGGACGGCCGCCAGCAGGTTGGTGTTGGCGGCGTTGAGGGCCACCTGCCCGTCCCGGAGCAGAAGCTCGGGCGCCAGCAGCGCCGACAGGACGGCCACGGGGACGAAGCGCAGCCAGCGGATGAAGCCCTCCGGGAGGCCGACCCGGGCCAGGAGGGCCAGGGGGAGCATGCGCGGGATGTAGGTCACGGCGGCCATGCCGAGGATCACTAAGAGTTTCGTTTCCACTTTTCCCACCCCGAGGCGAGCGTGGCCACGAGCAGGGTGGCCACGATGATGTTCCAGTTGCCCGGCAGGAGCAGGGCGCAGGCGACGGAGAAGGCCGCGGCCAGCAGGGCCGCCGCCGCCAGCAGCCTGTCCCGGACCTGCAGGACGAGCAGCGAAATGAACATCGCCGGGAGGGCGAAGTCCAGGGGCAGGCGGTCCAAGCCCGGGACCAGGGAACCCCCGGCCGCCCCGATGAAGGAGCCGCTGACCCAGCCTGAGTACGAAGTCAGGTGAGCGCCGTACATGAAGAAATGGTGGTGCCGCCGGCGGGCATACTCCGTACTGTTCAGGGCGAAGGTCTCGTCCGTGACGCCGGTCGCCAGGAGCGCCAGGCTGGGGAAACCGAGGCCGCGCAGGAAGGGGGCCAGGGAGGCGCCCATCAGGACGTGGCGCAGGTTGACGAGGAAGGTCGTGAAGATGACCGTCAAGGGGTCCATCCCTACGGCGAACATTCCCACGGCGATGAACTGTGCCGCCCCGGCGTAGACGAAGAGCGACATGGCCATCGTGTCCAACAGGCTTAAGCCCGCGTCCCGGGCCAGCACCCCGTAGGCCACCGAGAGGGTCAGGTAGCCGAGGAAGATCGGGACGGCCTGCCGCGCGCCGGCGGAGAATTCGCTCCAGGGACGGGCTGGAGATGCGCCCGACTCGTATACGGTTACCGAAGACAAGGTTAAGGCTCCTTAAATGCTTAAATGCATCGAATGAAACATATTTTATCATGGCTCCCGGCTGTTGTGGGTAGGACATTCGTCTTGGACACCAGCGCAATCCCTCAGCTTATATCGACGTAATTTGACAAAATCCGCAATAATGATACCATTTTAACTAGGGATTAGGTTAAGGATTAAGTTGATGGACTGAGGGGGGCTTGGTTCGGTGGATTTGGCAAAATTCATGGCGAATATCTTTAAGGCGGAAGATATTGCCACACTGTCCGAACTGGGCCGTCTAGTGGACGACGACTCCGGCCGGCACTGGGACGGCCTTCAAAACGCACTTGATCTTTCGGATCGCAAAATGGACGAAGCCGTACGCTCCCAACTGGTTGCGTCGATTCTCGGAGCCCTGGAGCTTTCTTACGACGGAATCTGGATCACGGACCGGCATGGCCGCACAATCTATGCCAACCAAGCCAGCCGCCAGTTCTACGACGCTGCTCCCGAGGAAATTATCGGGCGTAATGTAGATGATCTTATCGCAAAGGGCTATTTCGACGTTTGCGCCTCCCGCGACGCGGCCAACAAGCGGGCGGTTGTTTCACGCGTCATCCGTAGCAGAACGGGCAGGGAACTGCTGGTTACGGCGAAGCCCGTCCTTAGCGGGACAGGGGATGTGGCTTACGTCATCTCCAACGTACGGGATATTACACGATGGCAGACCCGGGAGGAGGATGGCGCGGGCGGTGAAGGCTACCCTAACTTTATGAGGCGCTACGGCATCGTCTTCACCGAGGACAGCCCGCTGGTCGATGTGGCGAAAGCGGCCTCACGCGTCGCCAAGACCGACTGCACCGTTCTCCTTGAAGGTGAATCCGGGGTGGGTAAAGAGGTTTTTGCCAGGTTTATCCATCAATGTTCCGCCCGCTGCGACGGGCCTTTTGAAGCGGTAAACTGCGGGGCCATTCCCGAAACCCTGTTCGAGTCCGAGATGTTCGGCCATCAGAAGGGTGCCTTCACCGGGGCGCTCGTGGCGCGAGCCGGAGCGTTTGAAAGGGCGCAGGGCGGCACACTGTTTCTGGATGAAGTGTCTGAGATTCCCCTCACCCAGCAGGTTAAACTTCTTAGGGCCATCCAGGAAGGGGAAGTCAGGCGGCTGGGAAGCAAAGCGCCTGTCAAGTTAAACGTAAGGATTATTGCCGCC comes from Thermoanaerobacterales bacterium and encodes:
- a CDS encoding argininosuccinate synthase, translating into MTASLPKVVLAYSGGLDTSIIIPWLKENYGYEVIAVTADLGQGEEVAPVREKALASGASKVYIEDVRREFIEDYLWPLLRSGAVYEGKYLLGTSVARPLIARKLVEVAGAEGAVAVAHGATGKGNDQVRFELTVKALNPDLKIIAPWREWDIRSREDAMAYAAARGIPVPVTRERPYSMDRNIWHLSHEGGALEDPGHEPPDDVYVLCVPPEKAPDVPAYVELEFERGVPVKLDGQELDPVALLERLNELGGANGIGIVDMVENRLVGMKSRGVYETPGGTILVAAHRELELLTLDRATLHFKDSVAVRYAELVYDGLWFTPLREALQAFVDKTQETVTGRVRMKLYKGNCVPAGAWSPYSLYRQDFATFEEDEVYNQKDAEGFINLFGLPLKVRALMLRESKVGK
- the argH gene encoding argininosuccinate lyase is translated as MADLWGGRFQKGSDPLMEEFHSSLAFDRRLYRQDIRGSMAHARMLGRVGVLTPDEVEAIVRGLAAVQDDIEAGRVAFTSETEDIHSLVERELIARIGEAGKKLHTGRSRNDQVALDVRMYLKDEIREILRLVRGLQAVLLDLAEEHVETVMPGYTHLQRAQPVTFAHHLLAYFEMFDRDAGRLADCCRRTDVMPLGAGALAGTVFPLDREWVAAELGFAAVAENSMDAVADRDFAVEFCAAASLVMVHLSRFAEEIVLWSSQEFSFAEPDDAFATGSSIMPQKKNPDAAELVRGKAGRVFGHLTSLLTLMKGLPLAYNKDMQEDKEALFDAVDTVKKCLAVFGPMVRTLRIDRERMAAAARGGFTNATDLADYLVKKGVPFREAHAVVGRAVVYCLEKGKDLETLTLDEYRAFSPAVNEDVYAAVSLETALRQRSLRGGPAPETVRRAIARARERLAASQG
- a CDS encoding aldehyde ferredoxin oxidoreductase C-terminal domain-containing protein gives rise to the protein MSRLLRVNMGDLSVRWEDKPADYALLGGRALTSRLVYDEVPSTAQALGPNNKLVFAPGLLTGTHAPSSGRLSVGAKSPLTGGIKESNAGGITAQKLASLGVAAIIVEGRPAPGTWRVLVVDAKGARLEPADGLNGLGCYELNERLWAKYGDGCGIICIGPAGEQLMALAGVSTNDSENHPGRYAGRGGLGAVMGSKGLKAIVIRSAETFGVKVADAEKFKDAQHRLAKALTTHPVSAQTLPTYGTAALINVLNEAGGLPTRNFSSGRFEGAAGISGETMADTIKARGGKGKTGHACHPGCVIRCSNIYPDEKGEVLCAPIEYESDWALGANMGIDNLDYVAMLNRLCNDVGLDTIETGVTFGVLMEAGVLPFGDGPGAIAMLDKDVRRATPLGRIIGAGSAVAGRVFGVTRVPTVKGQGMPAYDPRAVKGMGVTYATTPMGADHTAGYATAANILKVGGYVDPLKPEGQVPLSRDLQVATAFVDGTGLCLFTAFALLDMPDALAAVCDLVAAKEGVAFSAVDAVAYGQKVLAWERAFNRAAGFAQADDRLPEFMSSEPLPPHNTVFDVPEAELDETFKPFEG
- a CDS encoding MoaD/ThiS family protein encodes the protein MRIELRVFATLTKYRPDLAGGEPLKIEVPDGSTVEDVLAGIGVPTREVKVVMVNGQQADLRWPLRDGDRVGAFPPVAGG
- a CDS encoding HesA/MoeB/ThiF family protein; this translates as MNAVPPRERYARQLILPGWGDEAQERLARGRVLVVGAGGLGSPALTYLAAAGVGTLGIVDPDRVEISNLQRQVIYASADLGLLKCRAAARRIKALNPGIAVGEHPLALTAENADELISGYDVVVDCTDSLSVRFVINDACLRLNRPWVHGAISEFYGQATTFIPGRGPCLRCLYPEGDTPAALPRGVMGPVVGLIGTMQAGEVMKLLTGLGRPLAGRMLVWEALPARFTEFTLRRDPSCPACGLISSMT
- a CDS encoding GGDEF domain-containing protein, which codes for MSNISEIMTRELVTVTPNDCVGRVVSLMEQFKIGGMPVLAEGRVVGIVTSRDVRRSHPNRLVADAMNSPVVTVLPTCSLWEADRVLRRYGIERLVVVEKGSLVGLVTKSRLSAELGKHLDSLTGLSRAEFIKRKAQELVGEGKDVTVLFLDLDDFGAIDKELGHVQGDEILRRVADILKRMVRPGADYLGRYAGDEFAVVTTRSLDDAVSLAGRMVSAIGEEQWPQGAKVTGSAGVAGWKRISRHNGGRTVEDLINLASLACTKAKRCGEPVVVAGDGPGFQPQPGLVPG
- a CDS encoding FAD-dependent oxidoreductase: MDGFFDVIVVGGGTAGVTAATTARRHYPEKKVLLIRQEERTLIPCGIPYMFGGLKDPLKNVNPDYVLEKRGIALHIGQVTRIDRAAREVHMASGESVGYGRLVLATGSDPVLPSIPGMDKRNVFWIKKDLPYLQEVLAALDIARRVVIVGGGFVGVELAEEIRKHRDLEVTVVEILPCCLFTSFDEEICIEAEQELAALGVTILTDRKVTEFVGDDWVRGAWLNDGTGLPADVVLVTTGVRPVVSLAQEAGLALGPMGGILVDRTMATSDPDVFACGDCTEKFSFFAGNPVRIRLASVAGMEARVAGANLFARRRTNPGTVGVFSTRIGTKAFGCAGLTERMAQEKGYELLIGEASAPGHHPSALPGTQEMRVKLVFDRYTGTLLGGQVVGDESAGELVNLLSACLLHRMTVTQIASFQMGTHPLLTPAPAAYPLVVAAENAATQQL
- a CDS encoding AzlD domain-containing protein: METKLLVILGMAAVTYIPRMLPLALLARVGLPEGFIRWLRFVPVAVLSALLAPELLLRDGQVALNAANTNLLAAVPCFAAAVLSRNMLLTVAVGLAAAILLETLP
- a CDS encoding AzlC family ABC transporter permease, with product MSSVTVYESGASPARPWSEFSAGARQAVPIFLGYLTLSVAYGVLARDAGLSLLDTMAMSLFVYAGAAQFIAVGMFAVGMDPLTVIFTTFLVNLRHVLMGASLAPFLRGLGFPSLALLATGVTDETFALNSTEYARRRHHHFFMYGAHLTSYSGWVSGSFIGAAGGSLVPGLDRLPLDFALPAMFISLLVLQVRDRLLAAAALLAAAFSVACALLLPGNWNIIVATLLVATLASGWEKWKRNS
- a CDS encoding sigma 54-interacting transcriptional regulator — its product is MDLAKFMANIFKAEDIATLSELGRLVDDDSGRHWDGLQNALDLSDRKMDEAVRSQLVASILGALELSYDGIWITDRHGRTIYANQASRQFYDAAPEEIIGRNVDDLIAKGYFDVCASRDAANKRAVVSRVIRSRTGRELLVTAKPVLSGTGDVAYVISNVRDITRWQTREEDGAGGEGYPNFMRRYGIVFTEDSPLVDVAKAASRVAKTDCTVLLEGESGVGKEVFARFIHQCSARCDGPFEAVNCGAIPETLFESEMFGHQKGAFTGALVARAGAFERAQGGTLFLDEVSEIPLTQQVKLLRAIQEGEVRRLGSKAPVKLNVRIIAATNRNLAAYVKDGRFRDDLYYRLNVVPLYIPPVRERKGDIALLLETILSQFNHKYGCNKLLSPDAIQALLAYAWPGNVREMINLIERLVIISPGNVIRLVDLPEHISRQPGGVSREGGIESLKDAMENVEKKMLLLALKRYGSSRKAAKALKVTHSTICRKAKKYGLPLDQ